One Glaciihabitans arcticus DNA window includes the following coding sequences:
- a CDS encoding alpha/beta fold hydrolase, whose translation MTIVSPLGATISGVIHHRVEINDTQLHYVTAGDSGSPILLVHGWPESWWAFRSLIPMLAATHRVIAVDLRGFGDSGSGDGSYDEATSAEDLAHLVSHLGLGAVHLLTQDISGGVGFRFAATHRDDVLSLTAIESTLPGFGLESLADVNHGGSWHVGFLGAPGIPELLLAGHERDLLAGWAIPMMSATEGAISDADLDEFARVYARPNGWRGTAGLYQSLFADNGAVKALAEKQPLDVPVLTIDAMSYPFTEQTFRAVSAGEVTAVRLEGMGHLVAQEAPEALAAALLDFTARVDAGRTV comes from the coding sequence ATGACCATCGTCAGCCCCCTCGGCGCCACCATCTCCGGCGTCATCCACCATCGCGTCGAGATCAACGACACCCAGCTGCACTACGTGACCGCCGGCGATTCCGGTTCACCCATCCTTCTTGTGCACGGCTGGCCCGAAAGCTGGTGGGCGTTCCGCTCGCTCATCCCGATGCTGGCCGCGACGCATCGGGTGATCGCCGTCGACCTTCGCGGATTCGGCGATTCCGGCAGCGGAGACGGCAGCTACGATGAGGCCACCTCGGCCGAGGATCTCGCGCACCTCGTCAGCCACCTCGGGCTGGGTGCCGTACACCTGCTGACGCAGGACATCAGCGGCGGGGTCGGCTTCCGTTTCGCTGCCACACATCGGGATGACGTCCTCAGCCTCACCGCCATCGAATCAACCCTGCCCGGCTTCGGGCTCGAGTCGCTGGCCGACGTCAACCACGGCGGATCCTGGCACGTCGGGTTCCTTGGAGCGCCGGGCATCCCGGAGCTGTTGCTCGCCGGGCACGAACGCGACCTGCTCGCCGGCTGGGCCATCCCGATGATGTCCGCGACCGAAGGTGCGATCAGTGACGCGGACCTCGACGAGTTCGCCCGCGTCTACGCTCGCCCGAATGGATGGCGCGGAACGGCGGGGCTCTACCAGTCCCTGTTCGCAGACAACGGTGCCGTGAAGGCTCTCGCCGAGAAGCAGCCTCTGGATGTCCCGGTGCTCACGATCGACGCCATGAGCTATCCCTTCACCGAGCAGACCTTCCGCGCGGTGAGCGCGGGCGAGGTCACGGCGGTCCGACTGGAGGGAATGGGCCACCTCGTCGCGCAGGAGGCACCCGAAGCTCTCGCGGCGGCACTGCTTGATTTCACCGCGCGGGTGGATGCCGGCCGCACCGTCTGA
- a CDS encoding MarR family winged helix-turn-helix transcriptional regulator has product MSRSGADLALLMLSGFRTMADRATVELANRGYEDVRTVHDFALSAIMTGADSASELGRRMAVSKQAAAKTIAALEERGYVSREPDDSDRRRVRIQVTARGLAMRAEGEAIFDEMRAQWETQVGVKALADLETTLRQLVGDAAIRLDEPGSDARDAE; this is encoded by the coding sequence ATGTCTCGATCCGGCGCCGATCTCGCCCTGCTGATGCTCTCCGGCTTCCGTACGATGGCGGATCGAGCGACCGTCGAGTTGGCGAATCGCGGCTACGAAGATGTGCGAACGGTGCACGATTTCGCGCTAAGCGCGATCATGACCGGCGCCGACAGCGCATCAGAACTCGGGCGCCGCATGGCCGTGAGCAAGCAGGCCGCGGCCAAGACCATTGCGGCACTCGAGGAGCGGGGGTACGTCTCTCGCGAACCCGACGATTCCGATAGGCGCCGCGTGCGAATTCAGGTCACCGCGCGTGGGTTGGCGATGCGCGCTGAGGGGGAGGCGATCTTCGATGAGATGCGTGCGCAGTGGGAAACCCAGGTCGGCGTGAAGGCTCTCGCTGATCTCGAGACAACCCTGCGCCAGCTCGTGGGAGACGCAGCCATCAGGCTCGACGAGCCCGGTTCGGACGCGCGCGACGCCGAGTGA
- a CDS encoding SDR family oxidoreductase: MTTHNVLVTGGSGFIAGHVILQLLEQGHGVRATLRSRTKEASVRAILAESGMTQGDNLSFVEADLLADDGWAAAVEGVDYVLHVASPVLPGRVENEDDVIRPAREGTLRVLRAARAAGVKRLVLTSAFHAVSWGHAHSDHIFTEADWTVLDGPGVDAYGRAKTLAERAAWDLVEAAGGIELTTMLPVAVMGPVMGADVSGANHIVQRMLNGGLPAFPDLYIPIVDVRDVAAAHIAAMTAPGAAGQRFLISNGPALAMKQIGAGIRAAVGDAAAKVPTRAMPSLVIRIGALFNQEFRGTVPDLGYSKKTSNERARTELGWTPRPAEQAIAAAAQSMITKGLAG, encoded by the coding sequence ATGACCACACACAACGTTCTTGTCACCGGCGGCTCCGGCTTCATCGCGGGCCACGTCATTCTGCAACTGCTCGAACAGGGCCACGGGGTGCGGGCCACGCTCCGTTCGCGCACGAAGGAGGCGAGCGTGCGCGCCATCCTGGCCGAGTCCGGGATGACGCAGGGCGACAACCTGTCCTTCGTCGAGGCCGACCTGCTGGCGGACGACGGTTGGGCTGCTGCCGTCGAGGGAGTCGACTATGTGCTTCACGTCGCGAGTCCCGTGCTGCCGGGGCGCGTCGAGAACGAGGATGACGTCATCCGCCCCGCCCGCGAGGGAACCCTGCGCGTTCTGCGTGCAGCCCGCGCCGCCGGCGTGAAGCGCCTCGTGCTCACCTCGGCCTTCCACGCGGTGAGCTGGGGGCACGCGCACTCCGACCACATCTTCACCGAGGCCGACTGGACGGTGCTCGACGGCCCCGGCGTCGACGCGTACGGTCGTGCAAAGACTCTTGCCGAGCGTGCCGCCTGGGACCTGGTTGAGGCGGCGGGCGGCATCGAACTCACGACGATGCTGCCGGTCGCGGTTATGGGGCCGGTCATGGGCGCCGACGTCTCAGGCGCCAACCACATCGTGCAGCGGATGCTGAACGGCGGGCTGCCCGCGTTCCCCGACCTGTACATTCCGATCGTCGATGTTCGGGATGTCGCTGCGGCTCACATTGCCGCCATGACGGCGCCCGGGGCCGCGGGCCAGCGCTTCCTCATCTCCAACGGACCGGCCCTCGCGATGAAGCAGATCGGGGCGGGGATCCGTGCCGCCGTCGGGGATGCGGCCGCCAAAGTACCGACGCGTGCCATGCCCTCGCTCGTGATCCGCATCGGCGCGCTGTTCAACCAGGAGTTCCGCGGTACCGTGCCCGACCTCGGCTACTCGAAGAAGACGTCGAACGAGAGGGCGCGCACTGAGCTGGGCTGGACGCCGCGTCCCGCCGAGCAGGCGATCGCGGCCGCCGCACAGAGCATGATCACGAAAGGTCTGGCGGGCTGA